One window from the genome of Halofilum ochraceum encodes:
- a CDS encoding DedA family protein, translated as MDALFAIVANYGWAALFAVTFLSCLAVPVPASLMMLTGGAFAASGDLVLTTAILSAYGGAVAGDQAGYVIGRSCAGPLERWAAAGRSRAFLLARARASIDEWGGVGVFLSRWLVSPLGPYVNFAGGAGRMHWARFSVWGAAGEMIWVGLYIALGYVFAESLPAVAEFAADFNGVIAGAVVAVGLWMLLRLMQRRRRRGRKSASEQSSGATSLIL; from the coding sequence ATGGATGCCCTCTTCGCCATCGTCGCGAACTACGGCTGGGCCGCCCTGTTTGCCGTCACTTTCCTGAGCTGTCTGGCCGTTCCGGTCCCGGCCTCCCTGATGATGCTCACGGGTGGCGCCTTTGCGGCCTCCGGGGATCTGGTGCTTACCACGGCCATCCTGTCGGCGTATGGCGGCGCCGTGGCCGGTGACCAGGCCGGGTACGTGATTGGTCGGTCCTGTGCGGGTCCGCTGGAGCGGTGGGCGGCCGCCGGGCGGAGCCGGGCTTTCCTGCTGGCGCGGGCGCGGGCGTCTATTGATGAGTGGGGCGGGGTTGGGGTTTTTCTCAGCCGCTGGCTTGTCAGTCCGCTCGGGCCGTACGTCAACTTCGCGGGCGGGGCGGGGCGCATGCACTGGGCTCGTTTCAGCGTGTGGGGCGCGGCCGGGGAGATGATCTGGGTCGGGCTCTATATCGCCCTGGGGTACGTGTTCGCCGAGAGTCTCCCCGCCGTCGCCGAGTTCGCCGCCGATTTCAACGGCGTAATCGCGGGCGCTGTAGTGGCCGTGGGTCTGTGGATGTTGCTGCGGCTCATGCAGCGGCGTCGTCGGCGGGGGAGAAAGTCCGCGTCGGAACAGAGTTCCGGGGCCACCTCT
- a CDS encoding TauD/TfdA dioxygenase family protein — MTNPSTLPPLDPARVATIEKYGAKITPLEPIGAQVEGIDLASEENPPAEVVEALEHEMACRGFLVFKNDQQLEVDDFLRVSRWWGGRELHSTHGVHPATPGGNPHIFRLSNDSRHGIPGVGPQWHNDGSFNTTTFSHAGYHIIRPPEKGGGTYFAHQGAAFDALPDERQAFWSRLSSVNSGTGVVHPAVHVHPVSGRKSIWLHLGMTGAVIEKLPGEDEFRLLDAEELKQLCHEYNDILNAGLENGYATGYEYQENDCIFIDNLAVAHRAAPEAHLPAEEQGLRIMHRSTVRGVEELSPYYGLPRYCDLRAPSPFGDGVWQAGGIGFRWDDGVPMQN; from the coding sequence ATGACGAATCCATCGACACTGCCGCCGCTAGATCCCGCCCGCGTTGCCACCATCGAAAAATATGGCGCGAAAATCACGCCATTGGAGCCGATTGGCGCACAGGTCGAGGGCATCGACCTGGCCTCTGAAGAAAACCCGCCGGCGGAGGTGGTCGAGGCGCTCGAACACGAGATGGCGTGTCGCGGGTTCCTGGTGTTCAAGAATGACCAGCAGCTGGAAGTCGACGATTTCCTGCGCGTCAGCCGCTGGTGGGGCGGCCGCGAACTGCACAGCACGCATGGCGTCCATCCGGCGACGCCCGGCGGCAATCCGCATATTTTTCGGCTGTCGAACGACAGTCGGCATGGGATTCCCGGCGTGGGGCCGCAGTGGCACAACGACGGCAGCTTCAACACGACCACGTTTTCGCACGCGGGCTACCACATCATCCGGCCGCCTGAGAAAGGCGGCGGAACGTATTTCGCGCACCAGGGCGCGGCCTTTGATGCGTTGCCCGACGAGCGCCAGGCGTTCTGGAGCCGGCTTTCGTCGGTCAACTCGGGCACCGGGGTCGTGCATCCGGCGGTCCATGTGCACCCGGTCTCCGGTCGGAAGTCGATCTGGCTGCATCTGGGCATGACGGGCGCGGTGATCGAGAAGCTGCCGGGAGAGGACGAGTTTCGCCTGCTGGATGCGGAAGAGCTCAAGCAGCTCTGCCATGAGTACAACGACATCCTCAATGCCGGCCTCGAAAACGGCTACGCGACCGGGTACGAGTATCAGGAAAACGACTGCATTTTCATCGACAACCTGGCCGTGGCGCACCGGGCGGCCCCCGAGGCGCATCTGCCCGCGGAGGAACAGGGTTTGCGGATCATGCACCGCAGCACGGTTCGGGGCGTGGAAGAACTCTCTCCGTATTATGGATTGCCGCGCTATTGCGACCTGCGCGCACCCAGCCCGTTTGGAGATGGCGTCTGGCAGGCCGGCGGGATCGGCTTCCGGTGGGACGACGGCGTTCCGATGCAGAATTGA
- a CDS encoding cation:proton antiporter, protein MTDLTSMILLLGLVFLVGLTAESLGRWTPLPRVTLLIIAGVVFGPSVLGWLLPSGTQWFSVVSQVALTMVGFLLGGHLTGRNLKRHGGDVLTLSLAVVVVTAVSVFAVTWFISDDLGLSLLLGALATARAPAATTDVVLESGAKGPFTETLLGVVAVDDVWGVLAFSLLMTVVAILDGGDGMGMLIHGAWEIGGALGLGVVLGIPAAFATGRVARGDPTLAEALGLVFLCLGLARWLEVSFLLAAVVMGIVVANLARHHNRPFHAIEHIQWPFMLVFFLLAGAALELEVLPAVGWLGAAYVLARIAGRLLGASAGARWRAMRTGTGPWLGAALLPQAGIAVGMALVAAQRFPERAEVLLPVVLASTVVFEILGPPMTRLALRWAKEATRP, encoded by the coding sequence ATGACCGACTTGACCTCGATGATTCTCCTCCTGGGCCTCGTGTTTCTCGTGGGCCTGACCGCGGAATCGTTGGGCCGGTGGACACCGCTTCCCCGGGTGACGCTATTGATCATTGCCGGCGTGGTCTTTGGCCCCTCGGTGCTGGGGTGGCTGTTGCCTTCCGGAACCCAGTGGTTCAGCGTCGTGTCCCAGGTGGCCCTTACCATGGTGGGCTTCCTGTTGGGAGGCCACCTGACCGGCCGAAACCTGAAGCGCCACGGGGGCGACGTGCTGACGTTGTCACTTGCGGTGGTGGTTGTTACCGCCGTGTCGGTGTTCGCAGTGACCTGGTTTATCTCCGATGACCTCGGTCTCTCTTTGCTGCTGGGCGCCCTGGCGACCGCAAGAGCGCCGGCGGCGACCACGGATGTCGTGCTCGAGAGTGGCGCCAAGGGGCCGTTCACGGAGACCCTGCTGGGCGTGGTGGCCGTGGACGACGTGTGGGGCGTGCTCGCGTTCAGTCTGCTGATGACCGTGGTGGCGATTCTGGATGGCGGCGACGGTATGGGCATGCTGATCCATGGGGCGTGGGAGATCGGCGGCGCGCTGGGCCTTGGTGTGGTCCTGGGCATTCCCGCCGCTTTCGCCACGGGTCGCGTGGCGCGCGGCGATCCGACTCTGGCTGAGGCGCTTGGACTTGTCTTCCTATGCCTGGGGCTGGCTCGCTGGTTAGAGGTGTCTTTCCTGCTTGCCGCAGTGGTCATGGGCATAGTTGTGGCCAACCTGGCCCGTCACCACAACCGACCGTTCCATGCCATCGAGCACATCCAGTGGCCCTTCATGCTGGTGTTCTTCCTGCTCGCCGGTGCGGCGCTGGAACTGGAAGTGCTGCCGGCGGTGGGGTGGCTGGGGGCTGCATACGTTCTGGCCCGGATCGCCGGTCGCCTGCTGGGCGCCTCGGCCGGCGCGCGGTGGCGCGCCATGCGGACCGGCACGGGGCCCTGGTTGGGTGCTGCACTGTTACCCCAGGCGGGCATCGCCGTGGGTATGGCGCTTGTGGCCGCCCAGCGGTTCCCGGAGCGCGCCGAGGTGTTGCTGCCGGTGGTGCTGGCTTCGACCGTGGTGTTCGAAATCCTGGGACCACCGATGACGCGACTTGCGCTGCGCTGGGCCAAAGAAGCCACGAGACCCTGA
- a CDS encoding AMIN-like domain-containing (lipo)protein, which translates to MHNQAMQRTIQARAAAVAAIVVLVVTGCSGVVRDRDDSAEGEAARDGARDRAWTAGIIDRPRPGSPIATLVAVRTGTHSGFDRVVFEFDERIPGYHTEYIDRPVRKCGSGNVTPIAGDGWLEVRMSPARAHTEEGGSTVTERERMPNLPVVAELELTCDFEAVVTWVLGVESPNRYRIHELTDPPRLVVDVRH; encoded by the coding sequence ATGCATAACCAGGCCATGCAGCGGACGATCCAAGCTCGCGCCGCGGCGGTCGCCGCGATCGTCGTTCTCGTGGTAACCGGATGCAGCGGTGTGGTGCGGGATCGTGACGACTCGGCGGAGGGCGAAGCCGCACGGGATGGTGCTCGCGATCGGGCGTGGACGGCCGGCATTATCGACCGGCCGCGGCCGGGTTCGCCCATCGCAACGCTTGTCGCCGTCCGTACCGGCACCCACTCGGGCTTCGATCGGGTCGTGTTCGAGTTCGACGAACGGATCCCGGGCTATCACACCGAGTACATCGACCGACCCGTGCGGAAGTGCGGGTCGGGCAACGTCACACCGATTGCCGGCGACGGGTGGCTCGAGGTGCGGATGTCCCCTGCGCGTGCGCATACCGAAGAGGGCGGGTCGACGGTCACCGAGCGTGAGCGCATGCCAAACCTGCCAGTAGTCGCCGAGCTGGAGCTGACGTGCGATTTCGAGGCCGTCGTGACATGGGTTCTGGGCGTCGAGTCGCCGAACCGTTATCGGATCCATGAGCTGACCGATCCGCCGCGCCTTGTCGTGGACGTGCGGCACTGA
- a CDS encoding VOC family protein, whose translation MKPRISMITLGVRDLAQSVHFYEQGLGLPRMESPPEVAFFTLNGSWLGLYGRESLADDAGVPAGGTGFAGFTLAHYVDSEAAVDELLERAVSVGATLIKPARKVFWGGYSGYFADPDGYLWEVAHNPFFWVGPKDQDA comes from the coding sequence ATGAAGCCACGGATCAGCATGATTACGCTGGGCGTGAGGGATCTGGCGCAGTCGGTTCACTTCTATGAGCAGGGCCTTGGCCTGCCCAGAATGGAGTCGCCGCCGGAGGTGGCATTCTTTACGCTCAATGGGAGCTGGCTGGGGCTATACGGTCGGGAGTCGTTGGCAGATGATGCGGGTGTGCCGGCCGGTGGCACGGGGTTCGCCGGTTTCACGTTGGCGCATTACGTGGACTCGGAAGCGGCGGTTGACGAGCTTCTGGAGCGGGCGGTCTCAGTAGGCGCCACACTGATAAAACCCGCCCGGAAGGTGTTCTGGGGTGGCTACTCTGGCTATTTTGCCGATCCGGACGGCTATTTGTGGGAGGTGGCACATAACCCCTTCTTTTGGGTCGGCCCGAAAGATCAGGATGCATAA